One segment of Haliotis asinina isolate JCU_RB_2024 chromosome 12, JCU_Hal_asi_v2, whole genome shotgun sequence DNA contains the following:
- the LOC137258276 gene encoding ubiquitin carboxyl-terminal hydrolase CYLD-like has protein sequence MSENGEYFILLVKKLGKKRERGFVSSLKSASKVELLAGTLLLLTDNFNKGDKLIFLLETLDSETVEIQCIPGEIESVSLGAFDLLNPVPTCQDRLAVYQDKEWMKEGLSLKEGERVLVKPKGEQTELPGILRYKGKVPNIKGIIFGVELTENPGSGTSDGQFRKERYFTCPPDSAVFCPIHRIHRQTAGGSRVPRRMEKELYGAASHIPSQDYPNCGLNLGDRVVWMSDRGPECGTVKWIGVLPEDRNAELTVGVEFDNPVGSGTGKYKEHRLFYARQNHASLVPILGLLKEEEFFSPGFTRGDYGDECINVVHLEPPLAGSSRQKLYDYNTDNDQDISLSKRDYGDVLKHGKKTTEEFKDNVKGSNLDLVMLDKAHDVKVYGLAGDLVSAKNTLYNSKEHVGQTNQYDRPDDTSVGNSSKSSDKVAPAPDPDLGVDSVVEVLGNPPLYGVIRWIGSLPDNPWKKIAGLEMEEETSAGTDGTFKGQRLFQCGPKRALFVPLYKCHKDKRFNASNRRSMDSTSFGILETPDISGDVSPPSSLETVKKLIGKNKGIQGHHNSCYLDATLFAMFSFTTVFDSILYRQQTPGDLEAYREVQKVLKEGIVNPLRKLYYVRADKVMALRKFLDKLGKIPGMMGEEKDPEEFLSTLLGQIMKADPLLHLSSGEKTNFYQLFMEKDDMLLLPTTQKLVELSFHQSSVKLKEVPSCFIIQMPRFGKDYKMFRRIIPSLELDITDILEEGARECIVCGNLATHECKDCYQMQKTMLSATAFCQNCCSMSHQHKTRKGHVPTPIKVSESLKKHLSSCSEVDLSSHREKMELFAVVCIQTSHYVSFVKCGTGDKAQWVFFDSMADRMGEQKGYNIPEVKVVPELSLWLSEGNWDKIHKIDDDKQLPESIRRLLCDAYMCMYQSTEVSMFK, from the exons ATGTCAGAAAATGGAGAGTATTTTATCCTGCTCGTTAAGAAACTGGGCAAGAAGAGGGAGCGAGGGTTTGTGTCGTCACTCAAATCGGCGTCCAAAGTTGAGTTATTAGCTGGAACACTTCTCTTGTTAACAGATAACTTCAATAAAGGAGACAAATTGATCTTCCTTCTAGAAACTTTAGATAGTGAAACAGTTGAAATTCAGTGTATTCCAGGAGAAATAGAAAGTGTCAGCTTGGGAGCTTTTGATCTGCTCAATCCAGTCCCAACATGTCAGGACAGACTTGCCGTTTACCAAGACAAGGAATGGATGAAAGAAGGCCTTTCTCTTAAAGAAGGCGAGCGAGTGTTGGTGAAACCAAAAGGAGAACAAACAGAATTACCAGGCATACTTCGCTACAAAGGCAAAGTACCaaatattaaaggaatcatATTTGGTGTTGAGTTAACT GAAAACCCAGGAAGTGGCACTAGCGATGGACAGTTTAGAAAAGAGAGGTATTTCACCTGTCCCCCAGATTCTGCAGTTTTCTGTCCCATACATCGTATTCATAGACAAACTGCTGGAGGAAGTCGTGTTCCACGGCGGATGGAGAAGGAGCTGTATGGTGCTGCCTCCCACATACCCAGCCAGGACTACCCCAACTGTGGACTAAATTTGGGGGACAGGGTGGTGTGGATGAGTGATCGGGGCCCAGAGTGTGGGACAGTCAAGTGGATAGGAGTGCTGCCAGAGGATCGCAATGCAGAACTTACTGTGGGTGTGGAATTT GACAACCCTGTGGGGTCAGGCACAGGGAAATATAAGGAGCACCGACTATTTTATGCCCGACAAAATCATGCATCACTAGTCCCTATACTGGGCTTGTTAAAAGAAGAAGAGTTCTTTAGCCCAG GTTTCACTCGGGGAGATTACGGTGATGAGTGTATTAATGTTGTACACCTGGAACCTCCTCTTGCTGGTTCATCAAGACAAAAACTATATGATTATAACACGGACAATGATCAGGACATCTCCTTGAGTAAACGTGATTATGGTGATGTCCTCAAACATGGGAAGAAGACCACAGAGGAGTTTAAGGATAATGTGAAGGGTAGTAACTTGGACTTGGTGATGTTGGACAAGGCCCATGATGTGAAGGTGTATGGACTAGCAGGGGACCTTGTGTCAGCCAAGAACACGCTGTATAACTCTAAAG AACATGTAGGACAGACTAACCAGTATGATAGACCTGATGATACTTCAGTCGGTAATAGTTCCAAGAGTTCCGATAAGGTGGCACCGGCGCCTGATCCAGACCTGGGAGTGGACTCTGTAGTGGAGGTGTTGGGCAACCCACCTCTATATGGCGTCATCCGCTGGATCGGCTCACTCCCAGACAACCCCTGGAAAAAGATAGCAGGACTAGAGATG GAAGAGGAGACGTCTGCTGGAACTGATGGAACATTTAAAGGCCAGCGCCTCTTTCAGTGTGGACCGAAGAGAGCATTGTTTGTTCCATTGTATAAATGTCATAAAGATAAACGCTTCAATGCATCCAACAGGAGAAGCATGGACAGCACAT CGTTTGGAATTCTGGAGACCCCTGATATATCAGGTGATGTATCACCACCGTCCTCACTAGAGACAGTGAAGAAACTCATTGGTAAAAACAAGGGAATTCAAGGACATCATAACTCGTGCTACTTGGACGCCACCTTGTTTGCTATGTTTTCTTTTACTACTGTGTTTGATTCCATATTGTATAGACAGCAAACTCCAGGAGACCTCGAGGCATACAGAGAGGTGCAAAAAGTTCTCAAGGAAGGAATTGTGAACCCACTGAGAAA ACTGTATTATGTGAGAGCTGACAAAGTGATGGCATTGCGGAAGTTTTTGGATAAACTTGGGAAGATCCCAGGCATGATGGGTGAAGAGAAAG ATCCTGAAGAATTTCTCAGTACTTTACTAGGACAAATAATGAAGGCTGACCCATTGCTGCATCTCAG CTCGGGGGAGAAGACCAACTTCTACCAGCTGTTCATGGAGAAGGATGACATGTTGCTGCTCCCCACAACCCAGAAGTTGGTGGAGCTGTCCTTCCACCAGAGCAGTGTCAAGCTGAAAGAG GTACCTTCGTGTTTCATCATTCAGATGCCAAGGTTTGGGAAAGACTACAAGATGTTCCGGAGGATTATTCCCAGTCTAGAACTAGACATCACAGACATCCTAGAGGAAG gAGCCCGAGAGTGCATCGTTTGTGGCAACCTGGCCACGCATGAGTGTAAGGACTGCTACCAAATGCAGAAAACAATGTTGAGTGCCACAGCATTCTGTCAAAACTGTTGTTCAATg AGCCATCAGCACAAGACGCGGAAGGGCCATGTGCCGACCCCCATCAAGGTGTCAGAGAGTCTAAAGAAGCACCTGTCCTCCTGCAGCGAAGTGGATCTTAGTTCCCACCGAGAGAAGATGGAgctgtttgctgttgtgtgtaTCCAGACCAGTCATTATGTGTCCTTTGTCAAGTGTGGTACTGGTGATAAAGCTCAATGGGTCTTCTTTGATTCAATGGCAGACAGAATGG GTGAACAGAAAGGCTACAACATCCCAGAGGTGAAGGTCGTTCCTGAGTTGTCATTATGGCTGTCAGAAGGAAACTGGGATAAGATTCATAAGATTGATGATGACAAGCAGCTTCCCGAGTCCATCCGTCGCCTTCTGTGTGATGCCTACATGTGCATGTACCAGAGCACGGAGGTCTCCATGTTTAAGTGA